ACGTTGTCATCTTCTGCCTGAACCAGAAATGTAGGCGGGGTCTGGCTGGTGACGGGAACGTATGGGTTCAGATTGAAGGTTTTGTTACTCAGGGCCAGATGTCCCGGATAGATGGGCGCGGCAAAGTCCGGACGACAGCTCTCTTTATCTGCCGCATCAACAGCAGGATACAGGCGCTTATTAAAGTGCGTACTGATCTCTGCCGCCAGAGACCCGCCTGCAGAGAATCCGAGCACTCCGACCTTATGCGGATCGATGTGCCACTCCGCGGCATGCAATCGCACGAGCCCCATCGTTCGCTGGGCGTCCTCCAGAGCGATGGGCGATTGAGGATACGCTCCCCAATACGGGTCGGAGCGCGGCGCGGGCACGCGGTACTTGAGCAGCACGCAGGTAATTCCCTTCGCAGCGAGCCAGTCGCAGACCTCCGAGCCTTCGAGGTCGATGGCGAGGATCTCGTAGCCTCCGCCGGGAAAGACGATGACGGCGGCGCCGGTGTTTTTGCCCTGTGCCGGATAGACCGTCATGGTCGGCACGGAGACGTTGCTGATGTACGTCCACGGTTTGCCGGCGACCAGCTCTTTCGTGTCCAACATGGCGCTTTCGGGTTTCACGGCGGGCCGCGCGTCGGGCGGAGTTCCGGGCCAGATCGGAATCTGTGTGTGTCCCGCAGACGGTTGCCAGACCTGTGCCTGGACGGCAAGCGGGAAAGCAGAGGCGAAGACGCTAAGGACTAAAATCAGGGATTTCACAGGGGGGCTCCGTGGCAGCTTTCAAAGCGTATACGCCACCACTCGGGGGTGGGAGTAACGAAGTGGGAACTTGTGCCCTGTGAGAAACGTTAAGCGCGGTGGATTCAGAGCAAAACCATTGGCAAGCTACCTGCTGCGGCCCATTTTCTTGCGACGTGGTGTCAAACTATCAGCAACGGTAATCGTCATTATGAATGTTCCGCTGTGAGGACGCCTGGTGCTGCCGATCACGATGAAGTTCTGGCTGCGATGCTGCGGACTGATGCTGGCGTTGAGTCCATTCGGCCCTCCATTGCGCGGCCAGATGGACGGTATCGGTTATGCGCAGTCGAGCACAGGCACGAACGCTGCGCCGGTCAACGTCACGGGCACTGTCGTGAATGCGAACACAGGCTCACCGATTGCGCGTGTCCTGGTGCAATTGGGCGGCAGGGCGATCCTGACCGATCACGAAGGCAAGTTCGAGTTCGATCAGTTCAGCGAGACGAACGCGATGCTGCGGGTGACGAAGCCCGGCTACTACTTCTCGCTTGAGCCGAGGAACGACGGCTCCCACATGCTGTCCAGCGCCGACTTGAGTGCGCCGCTGACCCTGCGGCTCTACCCGGAGGCGCTGCTGACCGGAACGGTCACCGCCCCGGATGGCACTCCTCTGAGCGGCGTATCGATCAACGCCATGCGAATCGTCTTCGACGCAGGTGGGCATCGCTGGGAACCCATCTCTCAGATGTCACGCACCAATGGCCGAGGGGAGTTCAGGATTCCTGTGCCGGCCGGCGAATACAAACTGCGGACTTTCTACGCGATGAATCAGCCGGAACAAGGAGATATCGTTATACCCCTTATATTTCCGCAAACTGCCTCAAGTACCACTTCAAATCTAATCAAGCTGGGTAGTGGCGAAGAACAGCATGTCGATCTGCACCCATTTGTTGGCACCGCTCACGCCGTATGGCTCTCTGCTGAATCTTCGACCCAGGGCATCCCTTCGATTCAGGTCCACACGGCAAATGGAGGCGCTTTTCAGGTCGGGGCGCAAAGCGAAAGCGTCGGAGGCGATCTCTTCAAGCTCGAACTGCCGGATGGAAGCTATACCTTATCGGCAACCAAGTACAGTCCTGATGGCGTGCAGTTTGCCGAGACGAACGTCACGGTGGCTGGCCATGATGTGTCGGGTGCAGTGTTGCGGTTTCAGCCTGTACCGACCGTGCCGCTGGAGATTCAGGTCAATTCGGCTACGTCCGATAATGCAAGCGCGACGGTGCCTCCGAATCCTTACCTTCTGGGCTTGATATTGCAGTCCGAGTCCGAGGACATGACCGCGGGGATGATTGGACCTACGCAAAAAGACGGTTCGTTTGGCTTCAGGGCCTCTCCAGGCACCTACCGGCTGGTGGCGCGGAACACTGGCAGCCCGTGGTACGTCGAGTCGGCCACCTATGGTGACCGCGACCTGTTGCGGCAAGATATCGAGATTGCCCCTGGAGGGGGAGGCCAGCCCATTGAACTGATGGTCAGCAATCAAACCGGAACGCTCTCCGGCAGAGTGAGCGTGAATGGCGCGGCGGGAAGAAGCTGGATCTATCTGATTCCTACAACCCCGAGTCTGATTCCTGTAGTTCGCCTGATGAGCTATGCGGACAACCGTGTCAGCATAGGCGGGATGTCCTCAGACCTGAGTGGATCCTACACAGCAAGGCTTGCGCCGGGAAGCTATCAGGTTGTGGCCTTTTCGCAGATGCATGAGGCTGACTTCAGCAATCCTGACACACTGGCGCCCTATGCCAGCCACGTGCGGACCGTGACCATCCATGCAGGAGACAAGGCAACGCTCGATCTTGACGCCGTGACGGATGAGGAGATCAAGCCATGATGCGGCGAACGTGCTCTTCCCTGCTCTCTGCCGTTCTGATGGCCGGCATCGCCGTGTTTGCTCAGACTTCAACTGCCGCATCCGCAACTCCCCCGCAGTACAGAATTACCGGAAGGCTCGTTAGCAGTGCCGATGGCTTGCCAGTGATGCATGGACACCTGGTCGCAACATTTGTAAGCGCGAGTTCACAGAATGGGCAGCACTCATCCATTGAAGTGGATGCAGATGATCAAGGCCGATTTAACATCCAACTGCCTTCAGCGGGTATGTGGAATTTAACGGCCCTGGGGCGTGGCTTTGTGCGTAACGGATATCTCGGGCATGAGCAGTTTTCGAGCGGCGTCGTGCTGACTGCGGAGCACCCCGCGACAGAGATTACATTCGCGCTTGCTCCGCAAGCGATGGTGAAGGGCATCGTCACAGACGAGGCTGGCGAGGCCGTGCGCAACGCGCAGGTATCGCTGGTCCGCGTAGAGCAGGCTACGCCAGAGGGCATAGGGCAGTCGCAGCGTCGCATAGCGCAGACTGACGACCGTGGAGTGTATGAGTTCGATGGCTTGCAACCGGGAGAGTATCGCCTCTGCGTAACCGCGCAGCCGTGGTATGCCGTTGCCGCCGGACGTGGGCAGCAAAATTCAAGTGATAGTCCACCGCTCGATCCATCGCTCGATGTCGCGTACCCGGTTACTTGGTTTCCCGGCAGCTCCGACCCGGATGCGGCCGAAGCGCTCATGCTGAAGGGCGGCGATGTGCGCGAGGCAGACTTTCATCTGCAACCGGTCCCTGCGCTGCATCTGCTGATCGACCCGCCAGCAGAGACAGGAGATCGCCGAGGCGCGCGCTACTTCCCTGTCGTGCAGCGCGTTGACGGCGGAAACTATTTTGTCCAGCCAGTAGTCCGGACGAACGCCGATGGCCAGATTGATGTCGGAGGGCTGACGCCGGGTTTGTACCAGGTGCAACTCCTTGGTCCGGGCGCGCCAAACCTGCGCGCAAGCGTTCAGGTTGCCACCGGTGGACAGACGCTTAGCTTCAATGGCGCGCTGAATGAAGCCAATGTGACGATTGAGATTGACGGCATACCTGAAGATGAGACGGGTTCGCTCATCGCAAGTCTTATCGGTGCGAACGGGCGCACATTCGCTATAACGGACGGTCTGCGTGTGTCGAGATTCAACCGGTCGAGGCAAATGCCTGCCCGCGTCGCAAAACCCGCAGATGGCGCAGACAAGAAGCGGCCACCGAGGATGCTGAATGTCCCTCCAGGAAAGTACAACGTAGTGCTGCGTACAACACGCAACAACTCCGATATCTATCTGGCCGGAATCACGGCGAAAGGCGCACA
This is a stretch of genomic DNA from Edaphobacter acidisoli. It encodes these proteins:
- a CDS encoding carboxypeptidase-like regulatory domain-containing protein codes for the protein MKFWLRCCGLMLALSPFGPPLRGQMDGIGYAQSSTGTNAAPVNVTGTVVNANTGSPIARVLVQLGGRAILTDHEGKFEFDQFSETNAMLRVTKPGYYFSLEPRNDGSHMLSSADLSAPLTLRLYPEALLTGTVTAPDGTPLSGVSINAMRIVFDAGGHRWEPISQMSRTNGRGEFRIPVPAGEYKLRTFYAMNQPEQGDIVIPLIFPQTASSTTSNLIKLGSGEEQHVDLHPFVGTAHAVWLSAESSTQGIPSIQVHTANGGAFQVGAQSESVGGDLFKLELPDGSYTLSATKYSPDGVQFAETNVTVAGHDVSGAVLRFQPVPTVPLEIQVNSATSDNASATVPPNPYLLGLILQSESEDMTAGMIGPTQKDGSFGFRASPGTYRLVARNTGSPWYVESATYGDRDLLRQDIEIAPGGGGQPIELMVSNQTGTLSGRVSVNGAAGRSWIYLIPTTPSLIPVVRLMSYADNRVSIGGMSSDLSGSYTARLAPGSYQVVAFSQMHEADFSNPDTLAPYASHVRTVTIHAGDKATLDLDAVTDEEIKP
- a CDS encoding alpha/beta hydrolase translates to MKSLILVLSVFASAFPLAVQAQVWQPSAGHTQIPIWPGTPPDARPAVKPESAMLDTKELVAGKPWTYISNVSVPTMTVYPAQGKNTGAAVIVFPGGGYEILAIDLEGSEVCDWLAAKGITCVLLKYRVPAPRSDPYWGAYPQSPIALEDAQRTMGLVRLHAAEWHIDPHKVGVLGFSAGGSLAAEISTHFNKRLYPAVDAADKESCRPDFAAPIYPGHLALSNKTFNLNPYVPVTSQTPPTFLVQAEDDNVDGVQQALVYYIALKKTGVPVEMHLYAHGGHAFGLRRTKYPITAWPDLLEAWLGTIGMIPR
- a CDS encoding carboxypeptidase regulatory-like domain-containing protein, translated to MMRRTCSSLLSAVLMAGIAVFAQTSTAASATPPQYRITGRLVSSADGLPVMHGHLVATFVSASSQNGQHSSIEVDADDQGRFNIQLPSAGMWNLTALGRGFVRNGYLGHEQFSSGVVLTAEHPATEITFALAPQAMVKGIVTDEAGEAVRNAQVSLVRVEQATPEGIGQSQRRIAQTDDRGVYEFDGLQPGEYRLCVTAQPWYAVAAGRGQQNSSDSPPLDPSLDVAYPVTWFPGSSDPDAAEALMLKGGDVREADFHLQPVPALHLLIDPPAETGDRRGARYFPVVQRVDGGNYFVQPVVRTNADGQIDVGGLTPGLYQVQLLGPGAPNLRASVQVATGGQTLSFNGALNEANVTIEIDGIPEDETGSLIASLIGANGRTFAITDGLRVSRFNRSRQMPARVAKPADGADKKRPPRMLNVPPGKYNVVLRTTRNNSDIYLAGITAKGAQVAGRQVTLPEGASTLTLHVVEGRAQLAGVVARGDKPSVGTLVMLVPATLDEPGAIQFVRRDESNTDGSFIMRDIIPGEYILIAVEDGWDINWKDKATLARYLGGGVAVSLAAKSNIAQNITAQRP